GCACATCACCGCCGCGGCCCAGACGGTGGTTGGTCGCGCCGACGAGATTCTGGCCCTCGCCGACCGGATCGCCGCCGCCGGCACCGCGGCGGAGGCGGCTGCGCTGGTGCAGGAGCTCCAGACCGCGGCGGGCCAGCTCGTGGCCGGGGAAGATGCGAACGGAGACGGGCGGATCACCTGGGAGGCCGGCGAAGGCGGTCTCCAGCACGTCGAGCAGCACGTCGGACTCCTGGCCACCGGCGAGGGGTTGGACTGATGGCCGGTTCACGACTCCGTCCGGCGCTTGCGGCCGCCTTTGCGGCCGTTGGCGCGCTCGCCCTGATGCCCACGGTCGGGCGGAGCCAGGTCATGCCGTCCGAAACGCATGCCTTCCGGGTGGTCACCGTCGCGGACGGCCTCCTGAATCCCTGGTCCATCGCCTTCCTCCCGGGAGGTGACATGCTCGTGACGGAAAAGGCCGGAGCGCTCCGGATCGTGCGAAACGGCGTCCTCCTTCCGGAGCCGGTGCCGGGGGTCCCGACCGTGCGCTCCAATGGACAGGGTGGGCTTCTGGATGTGGCCCCCCACCCGGATTTCGAATCGAACCGGCTGATCTACCTGAGTTTCTCGAAGCCGAACGCCGATGGGTCCGAGGGGACGACGGCGGTCGTACGGGGGCGCTTCGAAAACGACCGCCTGGCCGACGTGGAAGAGATCTTCGAAGCGAGAGCCTGGTCCACGCGTGGCGGGCATTACGGCTCCCGCCTCGTCTTCGACGACGATGGTTTCCTCTTCATCACCGTCGGTGACCGCCAGGCCCCATCCACGGGGAACCTGGAAGCACACCCCGCGCAGGACCTTTCCAGCCACCAGGGATCCATGATCCGCCTGCACGACGACGGACGGGTCCCGTCCGACAATCCGTTCGTGGGGCAAGCGGGAGCCCTTCCTGAGATCTGGAGCTACGGTCACCGGAGCCCCCAGGGGCTCGCGATTCATCCCCAAACGGGTGAGTTGTGGGAGACGGAGCACGGGCCGCAGGGCGGCGACGAGCTCAATCTCATCCGAAGGGGAGCGAATTTCGGGTGGCCCGTCATCGGGTACGGGGTCAACTACGGGTCGGGCTCGCCCATCCACGCCAGCGCGTCGCGCGAGGGAATGGAGATCCCCGTTCACTACTGGGTTCCCTCCATCGCCACGTCGGGGCTGATGATTTACGACGGAGACGCCTTCCCGGGGTGGAGGGGAAGCATGTTCGTGGGCGGGCTGGCTGGTGAGCAGTTGGCCCGCGTGAAGATGGAGGGCGCGCGCGCCGTAGGTGAAGAGACCCTTCTTGATGGTTACGGACGGATTCGCGATATCGTCCAGGGCCCGGATGGGTTCATCTACATCGCGGTGAATCGCGACGGGAACGCCCCCGCTCCGATCGTCCGACTGGAGCCCGCCGGCGAAGACTGAGCCCGGCGATCATTCCAACGGACGGGTGAGGTGGGCCGGCCCCGTCGCCCCGGGCGGCGGGGCTGGCCCTTTTTGGGTTCCCCGCCCGGAGAGGGGCGAATCGCCGCGGTGGCCGCGCCCGACCGGGCGCGGGAGTCGAACCGCTCGCGCACATAGGAGGAGGAAGGAATGGCCCTGCTCGTCATCGTGGTCGTGGCTGCCGTGGCCATTTTCGGGCTCGGCATCGGGATGTACAACCGGCTCGTGGCCCTGCGTGAACGCTTTCGCAATGCCTTCGCGCAGATCGACGTCCAGCTCAAGCGCCGCTACGACCTCATCCCGAACCTGGTCGAGACCGCGAAGGGGTACATGCGACACGAGCGCGAGACGCTCGAGGCCGTCATCCAGGCGCGGAACCAGGCTGTGAGCGCCGAAAGGGCCGCGGCGGCCAACCCGGGAAGCCCGTCCGCAATGGAAGGGCTCGTCGGAGCGGAGCAGCAACTCGGCGGCCTCCTCACGCGCTTCTTCGCCCTCGCGGAGGGTTATCCCGACCTGAAAGCCAGCACGAACATGCAGGGCCTTCAGGAAGAGCTCGCTTCGACCGAGAACCGCATCGCCTTCGCCCGGCAGGCGTACAACGATGCCGTGATGCGGTACAACCAAACGCGGGCCGCAGTCCCGACCAATCTCGTGGCAACCGCCTTCCGCTTCGAGCAGGCGGACTTCTTCGAGTTGGAGGTCGCGGGCGAGCGGGAAACGCCGCGAGTCTCCTTCGGCTGAGGACCGCTGTGGACTTCTTCGAGGCCCAGTCGAACGCCCTCCGGCTCTCGCGCCGGCTGATCGTCCTCTTCGCGCTCGCGGTCGCCGCCATGATCGCGGTCGTGTACCTGGTGGCCCTCATCACCTTCAATTTCTCGGGTGTAGGGATCGCGGGAGGCGGGACAGCCGCCTGGCTTCAGCCGGAGCTGCTCGGGGGAGTCGCGCTCGGGATGGGGGCGATCATCGGAGCGGGAAGCGTTTTCCGGACCGCGCAGCTGCGAAAGGGGGGCACCGCGGTCGCGGAGCTACTCGGTGGACGCGAAGTCCCCGCCGGCACGGGCGACCCGCTTGAGCGCCGCCTGCGCAACGTCGTCGAAGAGATGTCCATCGCGTCAGGAATACCCGTGCCCGCGGTATACGTCCTCGAACGCGAGTCCGGCATCAACGCCTTCGCGGCCGGAAACTCCATCCACGACGCCGCAGTCGCCGTGACCAGAGGATCTCTCGAGGCACTGAGCCGGGACGAGCTCCAGGGGGTGATCGCACACGAATTCAGCCACATCCTTAACGGGGACATGCGGCTGAACCTTCGGCTCATCGGCCTCCTCTTCGGGATCCTTCTCCTCACCGTCGTGGGGCGGGGAATTCTCCGCGGCTCGGGAGGCCGGCGCGGCGGCAAGGGGGGCGGGCAAGTCGCGCTCGTCGGGTTGGTCCTCGTCCTCCTCGGGTACCTCGGGGTCCTTTTCGGGCGCATGATCCAGGCAGCGGTTTCACGCCAGAGGGAATTTCTCGCCGACGCGTCGGCCGTGCAGTTCACACGAAATCCCGACGGGATCGCGGGCGCGCTCCGGAAGATCGGGGCCGGCCAGGGATCGCGAGTCCAGAACCACCATGCGGACGAGGTCGGTCACCTATTTTTCGCCAACGGCTTGCGGGGTGCACTGTCGCAGGTGATGTCCACGCACCCCCCGCTGGAGGAACGCATCCGTCGTCTCGATCCGCGGTGGGACGGGCGCCTGGATGTCGGGAAGGAGAAGGAGCCGACCGGAGCCCCGACGAGGAAGGGCAAAGTGGCCGTCGGCCCGGGATCAGGCCGGGGCGCG
This portion of the Gemmatimonadota bacterium genome encodes:
- a CDS encoding PQQ-dependent sugar dehydrogenase — its product is MAGSRLRPALAAAFAAVGALALMPTVGRSQVMPSETHAFRVVTVADGLLNPWSIAFLPGGDMLVTEKAGALRIVRNGVLLPEPVPGVPTVRSNGQGGLLDVAPHPDFESNRLIYLSFSKPNADGSEGTTAVVRGRFENDRLADVEEIFEARAWSTRGGHYGSRLVFDDDGFLFITVGDRQAPSTGNLEAHPAQDLSSHQGSMIRLHDDGRVPSDNPFVGQAGALPEIWSYGHRSPQGLAIHPQTGELWETEHGPQGGDELNLIRRGANFGWPVIGYGVNYGSGSPIHASASREGMEIPVHYWVPSIATSGLMIYDGDAFPGWRGSMFVGGLAGEQLARVKMEGARAVGEETLLDGYGRIRDIVQGPDGFIYIAVNRDGNAPAPIVRLEPAGED
- a CDS encoding LemA family protein, with translation MALLVIVVVAAVAIFGLGIGMYNRLVALRERFRNAFAQIDVQLKRRYDLIPNLVETAKGYMRHERETLEAVIQARNQAVSAERAAAANPGSPSAMEGLVGAEQQLGGLLTRFFALAEGYPDLKASTNMQGLQEELASTENRIAFARQAYNDAVMRYNQTRAAVPTNLVATAFRFEQADFFELEVAGERETPRVSFG
- a CDS encoding M48 family metalloprotease; this encodes MDFFEAQSNALRLSRRLIVLFALAVAAMIAVVYLVALITFNFSGVGIAGGGTAAWLQPELLGGVALGMGAIIGAGSVFRTAQLRKGGTAVAELLGGREVPAGTGDPLERRLRNVVEEMSIASGIPVPAVYVLERESGINAFAAGNSIHDAAVAVTRGSLEALSRDELQGVIAHEFSHILNGDMRLNLRLIGLLFGILLLTVVGRGILRGSGGRRGGKGGGQVALVGLVLVLLGYLGVLFGRMIQAAVSRQREFLADASAVQFTRNPDGIAGALRKIGAGQGSRVQNHHADEVGHLFFANGLRGALSQVMSTHPPLEERIRRLDPRWDGRLDVGKEKEPTGAPTRKGKVAVGPGSGRGAGSSQLPLPLPFPIPGLPGSGGSGIGVQASGLVGSVGTLAPRHLAYAQEFLSRIPTEVREVAHEPEGAVALVVALLLSSSGEVHGRQLDLVRAALGEKVERTAVGLAPLVERVGPAGRLPLLDLALPALRALSPERGAEFESTVSALIRADGRVHPFEFALFHVVRRNLEGPRGDRGRPPKRRLAPISRLRVEAETVLSALARSGARDEEEIQHAFAAGATLLFPDTIGVGEAQPAGAVQLDRVDEALGRLADLRPSDLRRLLDAAVATIHADRHFAVPELEMLRAVAEALDAPMPPIVAVATA